The DNA segment gtgcagtaacaatggttctttgagatatgtatcCCCAagggtgctccactacccttcCTGCTTTGGAACCCCATGCTCTGCAAGCATGTGGAGAGAAGGAATGGAGAGGCCTGTGCCCCACGTGTGCATAATGGACACAACTGGCACATGGAGGCACCGCGGCACATCCATGCTGAAGGAAGACACTCCTAAAAAATGTCTCCAGTTGCTGGCACAAGGACACACCAGCATCCAGAGTGGAGCATCCCTGGGGGGACACGTTTCAATGAACTAACATTACTCCACAAGGTGAGTAATTCTTTCATTTGTGCTGTGCCTGCAACTTTTAGACAGTTCCTTGGAGATACCCCAAAAGGGTGCCAAACTCTCAAGGGGTTATTCTTCCTTAAAAGTAAATCATACAGCCGTAGCACCTCCCAGTCTGAGTCTTTACTGCCACATTGATTCTCACTGTATGCTCCATCCAAGTTAAGCTGTGGTAGACTCCTGATTAGATTCTTTTATCCTCTTCAGGAGTCAGTGCACCTGAAGCAAGTATTTGTTCTCACACCAGCAAGCCTTTCCAAAACAAGGTAACAATTTATTAGATGCGTCACAAAGAATCTTTAAGTCCTCAGGGTAGCGTGGGGCAGAGCGGGATTTAAAAACAGTCTATATTGCCTTGACCCATGCAGCACCAGGACATATTGCAGTTATCTTGTCAGTCTCATGCCAGAGCTGCTGTTTTTCTGTAAAGGCCAGCTCTTAACACAGCTGTCAGACATCTTTTCCCTTTTGTTCTTTAGCTTGGGgtctttttcttgttttcagagagggaggtggaggtggagacGCCTTTCCTTTGCTGCTGGGTGTCAGTTTCTCAGTCATTGAAGTTCTCTTTGTTTTTCCAGCTTTCATTGTTATGCATCAGTTTCAGCCAGTCCTTTGTTGACCAGTTCATACCACACCAGACAATTATGTGATCTGAACACCTCAAGTTTCCCGATGTGCCCTAAGAATATTTTATCCTTTCTGCATCTTATGACTAGCAATCTCTACTTACATCGGGCACTAACAGGCATATCATTTAGGAAAATTATTACAGCTATGTTTCTTTTTCTTACATACGCATAAGCAGCACCTCTTCTTGGGTGTCCCAATACCACTAGTTTTGTTGTAAAGTTTTGTGTTCCAATGTATCTTCTCAGAGCTGCTTTCATTGATACATGTTACCTTTTAGTATGCAAACATTTCAACATTCACTGCCTGGAAGCTCTGTAGTTCTTAGAgtttccaaccagttctgaagcagcagccactatagtggctactgctatggcaaactagccacattattctgaaaatatatttattgttccagCCAACTAGTCATGCTTAACCAGACAGATAGCCCCATGTGGCTAGTGGCCTTGACACCACAGTATTAAAGCAATGAATGctgattttgtttggttttttttttgtttgttggggaGGTTGTTTTTAAAGAGGAGCCACAGGCTTATTCATATGAGACCCAGTATCGCAACCTAGAAGAATGGAAATATATGATTGAAGTGGCCCTTAACAATGTTTCAGAGACTATAGCAGGATTTATTTCATGTGAGAATGAATACTAGCTTAAGTGAGACAGAGGGAAATTACCACTCCTCAGCTGAAGTGCCATTCATAGAGACAGTAGATGCAGTGGCTCTTAGATGGAATAAGGTTTTAGTCAAATTAGAGAAGAATAATTTAGTCAGTTTAAATGTACCTTTTAAagacagcattttaaaatatttaaagcaggggtcagcaacctctggcagGTATGCCAGCAGTGGCACACAAATCAGTTTTCATCGATGCCCGgggtaggagctcagccctgcccctcctcccccatacagctgggagcttgctgaaagtcaggctacctgtggattaacaagagaccagctgatgctaccaaccaccacctaaacggtaaagctctgcatgttaATCTGTTTTtgttaaggaagctgttgtaagtaggcctgttagtgacttttaaaaactaTCTggggcactcagactgtacatagaggtcaaaaggtcaaattttagcactccacctcagaaaggttgctgacctctgatttAAAGTAAAAATGCTTTATATTAATTAAATGTGGCTTCAGGGTATAGACTGTGTAATAAGAGTGATATTCTAAATTGAActgcaaaggaaaacaaatggGTTTGTATATTATTCCTCTTTTTTCTTGTATTTAAAGGATGTTTGAAAGGTTTTGCAgtcttatttttttccctttaatatTAACTTTTGGTGCATTGTGTATAGTATTTCCTAGTTTTATTGAAAGACTGGGTAAGATTAGGGGTTCTGATAGTGATTTGAGGGCTCTTTCTACCAATTCATTGAAGGATAAGGTATTGGAATCTTTAACCTCTTTCCCCCCCCCCTTACAGTGCATGGGGTGCATTAGTAGTTGACTTTATTTAAAGCTTTCCTTGTATAAATAAATCTGAATAAAAATCGCTTTCCTCTTAATTTCCCAAGTTTCATTTTCTGTATACAGATAGTCCCTGACTTACAAACGTGTTATGTTCCGAACACCTAGTCATAAGTTGATTTGTTTGTAAGTCgaaaatacccttatactgtaatcccgcAACGTACATGAGGGTTGCGTTCCACGCAGCCATTGCGTACCTTGAATTTCGTATAAATTGgagagggcttgggttggggccctgggagggggcagcgggcttaagcctggggtgtGTTAGGGCAGCAGGGttagtgggagggtgcagttgagctggggcttgcagggggttggacctgggcagcagggggttggggcaggttTGGTGCGTGGTGAAGGAGTTGGAGCCAGGAccgtgggggtggtgggtagagAGGTTAGAGCCCTGAGCACAGGATGAAGCTGGGGCCCCACATGCCGAGGAGTGTGAGCTGAGGCCCCACATTCCAAGAAGTGTGAGCTGGGGTTGAACGGGGTGAACAGAGGTGTGGGGGTTAGCTGGGGAGGTAGtctcatgtgcctgcagtggcTTGCAGCTGGAGGCGTACGTTCACTGGTGGCTGAGAGTCGGAGCCTTGTGCATATGGAGTGGCAGGGTCAGCTGAGGACAGGGAGGTTGAGGGGTTGAGCTTGCTGGAGAGAGAGTTAAATGGGGTGAACCAGGGTGagggtgggttgagctggtggGTGACAGGGAGCCCCTGCGCACACCACcggtggctgacagctggagacccaagtgtggcgggggggggggcgggggttaagCCAGGCAAGGGTGGAGTTTGAATGGaggtgcactggggtggggggatttgagtggaggagagagaggggctgggaggtctgccAGGGCCCCATGCATGGGGTGCCTGAGCCAGGTAGGGGAGTGGTTGAGCAGGGGTGCACCGGGGTGCTTTAGTAGGGGGGCAGGTTGGAGCACTGCGCATCCTGAGCGATTTCGGGCCACATGGGGGTTGGGGTGATTGGGTCCAGGTGCATGGGGGTTCAGGCCTGGGTGTTTGTGGGGGTTGCAGTCAGGTCcatgggggctgcagctggaccCCCCCcactggggaaggggagctggggtgcaAGGGGCAGGGGCAAGCTGGAGGTTTGTTGTAAGTCGATGTGTTTGTAAGTTGGGGACCACTTGTATTGTGTTAATTTTTTTAGCCCCTTTGATGCCCAGCGCCTTTAACAAACTGGAGTTTTGGGgggtttagttttttttttttttaaccagtgtgAAGAAAAAGACCCATTTGGGCCTTCATTATACATTATAAAGAATAAAGATGTAAAAAATGAGGACAAATCCAAATGCTTAGATTAACTGTGCATGTCATCTTTATGTATGTCTTTGTAAAGAGGGTTGAACCTGTTTCTTGGGTGTCCACATGTGTTGGAGGCATTTTCTTTGTATTCATGAGAGAAACATGAAGTTTGTAGAATCTGTATTTTTTAACAAGGTGCTCTGtgaactttttgttgttgttttatttgcAGAGATACAGAACAAAGCCATACTGCTGTAGCCTATGCAAGTTCTCTTCAAAATTTCTTACTTCATTCAAGAATCACTTGCATCGATACCATGAAGATGAAATGGACCAAGAGCTGGTTGTTCCTTGCCCAAAATGTGCATTTGCTTCTGATTCAAAAATAGTGGGAAAACACATCCGGATGTTTCACTCTAATAGGAAACTACAGAACTACACAGTGAGCATTTTAGGTGGCATGAAACAATTCAGGAGTGACATTATAAACTTCACATGTCTAAAATGCCACTTTACAGACACACTGTATTACAATATGAAGAAACATGTGCTGATGAACCATTTTCAAAATTTAATAAGCACATATTTTGGTCAGAGACCAGATGAAAGTGAAGATTATTTTATTGAGCACTACTGTAAAAAATGTAATGCTACAGCAAACAGCCAAGACACTTTAATGTACCATGTTTTAACATCTGATGTGCACAGAGATCTGGAGAATAAACTTAGAGCTGTGATTTCAGAACATATTAAGAAACCAGGACTTGTGAAGCAAATGCATATTGCTCCGAAGCCTCCCACAAGTATAGCTGCACCATCTTCAATCCCCACCACTGCTCCATCTTCAATCCCCACCACTGCTCCATCTTCAATCCCCACCACTGCTTCATCAGGCACAGTTTCTACTCCAACTTGCATTCAACTTGCATTTCCTCAAAATAATCAAAACCAAACCATGGCACAGGGACAAGCAGTTCAAAACGCAGTTAGACCACTGGCTGTTTCAAATGCCTCTGGCAGCTTTACACATACATCTGCTGCTCCAGTTGTTACCCCACCACATGTTACCCTTGTATCCAGTCCACTCCCCGTAGGTCAGAATGTTAATCTTCAGCCACCGGTTCCACAGCCTGTCTTTGTTTCCCATAGGGTCCCTCTTAATCAGCCTGTCGGGCCTGGAGTTCTCCCCCTTGCTCAACCAGTTGGGACCATAAGTAGACCTGTTGCTCCTGGGGTTCTTCCGCTTAATCAACCTGTCAGGCCTGGTCTTCTTCCTGTTAATCAGCCTATTGGGGCCATTAATAGTCTGGTTGCCCCTGGGGCTCTGCCAGTAGCTCAGGCGGTTAGTTCTGTAAATAGACATGCTGGACCTGGAGTTCTACCAGTAACTAGGCCTCTTGCACCTGGGGTTCTCCCTATAAATCAACCTGTGGGGAATATGAATCAACCCATGGGTCCTGGGGTTCTTCCTGTGCCCCAAACTGTTACCTCAGGGGTTCTCCAGTTTAATCAGCCTGTTGCATCAGAGGTTCTTCCTGTGAGACAGCCTGTGAGACCCGGGATTCTCCAGCTTAATCAATCTGTTGCCTCAGGGATTATCCCTGCAAATCAGCCAGTCACACCTGGAGTTTCTCAAAACACCGCTTTCCTGACTACAGGCCCTATACTTAGACAGTTAATTCCAACTGGTAAGCAAGTTAATGGGATACCTACATATACCCTTGCGCCAGTTTCAGTTACTTTGCCTGTATCACCTGGGGGTGGGTTAGCAACTCTTACCCCACCTCAAATGCCCATTCAGCTAATGCAGTCTGGCACGGTAACTCAGGTATCTCGCTCTCCAGCAATTGCACCGGCACCATCTCCTCCTGTTGTCGTGACATCTTCCCACAGTATATCTACACAGTCTTCTCCATCTGCTCCTGAAACAAGCCAGGCACTCAAACAGGCTAAGCAATGGAAGACGTGCCCTGTTTGCAACGAGCTCTTCCCATCAAATGTCTATCAGGTTCATATGGAAGTAGCTCATAAGCACAATGCAGTAAAGACAAAGGAGACCTTTGAGCCTCACAAGCTTGCAGTATGTGCACCCTTTTTGAGGTGGATGAAAGCGAAGACTGTCCGGTGTTTCTCTTGTAAATGTTTCCTATCTGAGGAAGAACTTATAAAACATCTGTTGATGCATGGGTTAGCTTGTTTGTTCTGTACATATATTTTTCATGATCTAAAAAGTCTTGTGGAACACAGTAAGACTATGCATAACGGAAAGAAGAAATTACATGAAGAATACAGAAACAGAGGATTTCAACTTGATAATGATGCTGATGGTAACCCTGTATTTCCAAACTTTGACTTCAGTACACTGTTACCAAAAGAAGAACTTGATGAAAAGGAAGTACACATAGCAGTACTTGCAGGGGTAAACACAAGGACCCTTGTACCTATCTACATCAAAGTGAAGCCTCAGACAGTTGAAGTGAATGGTATTGGTAGCAACAAAAaagtatttacatgccccttttgtTTTGGTACTTTCATTAGCAAAGAAACCTATGAAATGCATTTGAAAGGGCGGCATCATATCATGCCAACTGTCCACACAATTTTAAAGTCCCCTGCTTTCAAGTGCATCCACTGTTGTGGGGTATACACTGGAAATATGACTCTGACAGCTATTGCTGTGCATTTGCTCCGCTGCAGAAGTGCTCCCAAAGACAGCAACTCAAGTATCAAAATGCCGCTTGAGTACAATGAAAAGAAAGAGCTGTCATTTGTTAATGGTGAAAAGCATGATTCTGTCTCTCAATCTGCTAAAAGGAAACAACCTGATCTATGTTCTGTTGCAGAGGACCAAAGGAATAAAGAACAGCAGCCTCAGTCCTTAAATACTGGCACAGCGCCATCTTCAGATAAAGATGTGAATCTAGGAGTAGTGCCTATCAAGAGACAAAAGGTTGAAAGCAGGACTGAGATGAAAGGACCTTCTTCAACAGAGGACCTCCGTATTCTAGCATTAGATCCTAAACAGTATGAACACAGCTCATATGAAGCTCGAAAGCAATTTCTGGCAGATTACTTTCACAAGAGGCCATATCCTACAAAAAAGGAGATGGAATTACTGTcatcagtgctgtgtgtgtggaaaatgGATGTTGCATCATTTTTTGGGAAAAAACGACATATGTGCCTAAAGGCGATAAAAAGTCGCCAGCCATCTGTGCTGCTAGGTTTCAGTATGTCAGAACTTAAAAATGTAAAGCACAGTTTGAGTTTGAAATGTAAATTGCAGGATCTGTAAAAATGCTTTATAGTTTTAAAAAGGCATATAATTGCATACTTCTCAGTTAGCAGTTTATTACATGGGTTAATTTCTTTTAACTTTACAAACTAACCTTTTGGAGGGTTGTGGTAGAACACAGTCTCATTCAGATTTGACTGTGTCGTTGAAAAAAGCAGCAGTGATCGTAGATCTGAGGAAAGTAGAGCCTTCAAATTTTCAGCTCTGGAATTTGttcagctttttttgtttgtttgtggagtgttttttttttttttggttttttgtttgtttttttacctcCTCACCCTCATTAGGCTGTTATACCACCATGTGTTGTCTTGCctgattaaaatttattttttctcaaCCATGTCCTCTCCCTCCCAAAAAAGTGCAATAATATTGGTTAAAATATCAACAAACTAAATGAGAAAACAGAACTAACTAAAACttctacatttattttattcttatcCGCTGAAGAAAATTATTGCTAGTTGTGacttcctcctcaccccccaaAAAGCTAAATTTATTATAGCAATAGTAAAATGTATACAGCAATTACCCTTTACCCCTAAAAAAGTACATATGCCAGTTCTAGTTCTTGTGATGCACAGTAGCTAAAGTCTGTACGTTTTTAGGTGGGAGGTGGGTTCCTCTAAGTAACTGAAAGTAGGTGACTTACACTGGCTATGATTTTGTGCCCAGACAAATAACTCTTTCTTAATACAAAGGCATTGTTTATTGTCACATTGTAGATGTGGGGCACTCTCTAGGTGCCAAATTTGTACAGTTGCAAAGCCTACAAAAGGTGACGTTTTAGAGAATTATCCATGACTTTGCTGCACCTTGACAGTGTGATTTTTATCCACACACCATTCCTTACCTGTAGAGATCTGAGTCTAAGCATCACTGAAGACCATGGTAATTATGATGACTGAATGTTGGTTAGGGTACGGAGCGAACCCATGTCTCTTTTTTTAATAACCAATGAGAAATTTAGCTTAGCCACTTTCCTTTTTATAACAGTTATAAAGCAGTTAAATCTAGGAGAGGATGAAGTGGTAATATGGTACCTTTCACCTATATTCCATTGCTTCAAATGGGGCTTCCAGACAAGATGAGTACATATTCTTGCCATCTGACAAATAgctgatatgaaaaaaaaaattggtctcaAACTAGTTTCTAGTGAACAAGAGACTACATCACAAAAGGTACACTTGGCGAGTGAGAGTCAAAGGATTGCATGGGCTTGGTGATTAAGCTACAAGTAAAGTGAATTAGGGATGTCATTTGTGGTCACTTGCAATACCAGTTTGCAGCTGTATCTATTGTCTTGAAAAATGGAGGACTTTGATTTTAATCAGATTCTGTTCGGCACTTTCGAAACCTCACTGGAATTAATTCATGTCAAACGACTAGTCACGGAGCCCATCCAGAACAAATATTGCAACATGTGGTCTGTCCTGCCACTGAACTTGTGCTGATGacttatttaaaaaggaaaatggaagAATGTAATCAGTGTGATTAATTTAGGTAATTAAAAAGTCAGTTTTTTTCCTTGTCAACAAATTTTCATcccataatatttttttttaattttgtgtaaGTGTAACTTTTTTGTGAACATTTCAAGTAGTTGCATAACGGGCACAACTGTAAAAGCAGTAACTATAAAAGGTTGCTGATTTCTCATTTGAACCTCTACAAATTTTAAAAGATCTGTATTTTGGATTAAAAGAGTGGTATTTTCCTAGTTTTGAAAAGATGGTGAAGTGTTGTCATATTTACCATTCCGGTAGGTTATGAAAAAAGACCCACGATAAGATTTAACCTACTCACACAGGgcaaacagagaacaaaaattCTGTAaggattattttgtttttgaggaTGAGAGTGTGGGGAGGATAGATCAACAGGACCTAATTTTTTCTTACTTTGACATTGTCCTGAAACAAGCCTGTAGGTAATCAGACTTGTGACTTGGCTGAGTTTAATTTGTGAACCAGTCTGGAGTGCTCAGGGTGATTTAAAAATACTTCGAGGTCTCAGCttggagggggaaaaaggagCACAAGTAGGCTGTATATACTATGGGCAAGATTTCTCTCTGGTGTAACAGCTTTTCATATGGATGAAGTTACACTAGGAATTTGGCACTATTGATCTAAAAGACACCTTAAGATGAATGGTTTAAGGTACTGTTTTATATATTATCAATAATGTTTCTTAGTGGGAGAGACCTGGGAAGTGATAGTAGAGCTGATACTTGCCATGGTGGTGGAGGAAACAATACAGCTTTACCAGAGTTTTCCTTATTGTATGCTGTCCAGTAACAATGTTAAGCATTTTATCTATTTGGCCTTTAATTTCACAGTTTCAAATAAATAGACTTAATTTTTTTAGGTGTGTGCATATggatcattattttaaaaaatagtttgtaATGTTTGATTAACATGCAGCATGAAAACTTGACATGAAAAGTGAATAATTTGGATTTAAAACAGTTACATCTaagtaaaacagaaataaaaacctTTTGATCTTCAGTTCTTCAAAGAGGGAGAAGGGACATGCACCACTGCAAAACAGTTTGTTATAGGGTAGAATGTACTCTTATCTATGAAATCTTGAATCCACAACCTTTCCTATAAGTCTAGTGCTCCAAAGGCTGACTCCTGAGCATTTAATAACAGTAGGAGCGGGATCGAAACCTAAAATACTTTAAAGTGACTGTTGCAGGGACAAAGACAACATTTGTTTTAGAAAATAGACATGATTGACCTAGGGAACATCCTAATTCTTACATGTGTAACAGTATATCAGGTACACCTGAGTAAGATACCAATGTCAGCCTAATTTGTGCTGTAGCTGTCTGAAACATGAGACTGCTGCTCAGGAAGGTACTAGTCTATATTTGAAGTTCTTGTTCCCATCTCCTGAGTGTAGTGATTGTGGCTGGCTCCTGCAGAATCTCCCATTAAAGAAGTTAGCTCCTTCAGCAGCTCCTTTGGGGAAAGGAAATGGGCTGCCACCTATCTGAGTCAGCAATTTTTATGAGCACAGAAGGATAACTGAATAATGACCTGCTCAGAGAGTGAAGATACTATCTTATGAAGAGGTATCACAATTCATTACAAAATGTTTTCTTAGTGGGGTaggctgcatttttaaaatgaaaaatattatgaaaTCAGTAAGCATAATGCAATCTGTAATCAGGAAATTTACAATGAAAGCATATCTGTAAGGTAACTGGGATCATGTTTTGATTTATATTTAACTAACAAACCCATTTCATATGTGTACCATTTCCCCTGCCTCATAGTTAATGATGCATTTAATAACTTTGTATctcccacttttaaaaaaaaagtgccaaaCTTTCATAATGTAGTTTACAGTTCTGTGGAGATTAAAACCCTAGAAAATGAAGTAGTAGTGAAAGAAGAGTGATTGCTGCAAAACTTATGCCCTGTCCTAACAAAGATTTCACAAGTGAATTTAAGATGCACCAGCCCAGTAGCCTTTTAATTAGGACTAAAAATGTGCATACTGAACAAATGTCCCTGCAGTCTCTCTCAATGTGGAAGTTAAAAGCGGCCAAACTGGCTGTAGAATATTTTGTGACCATGCAATTTTCATACATTTGTAACGTTAGGACTTCCAGACAATGCTTTTCCAAAGTTGGATGTATACATTTTCTTTTAGGGTTATGTGATGGTTTGGGGACCACTCACTAGGAATGGGTTCTGTCACAGCCTGCCTTGTAAATGGTTTCATCCTGGCTTCCAGTAACCTTCCACTCCTGAGGTTCTCCAAATTCATCCCCTTGGAGCTTTAACCACCAGCCATTCCCCCTCTGGCTTGTCTACCCTGCAGGCATATAACCACCCCCTCAGGCCTTGGTGGAATATTGCTGGTCCAGTTGGGTGATGAATGAAGTATGAAGTGgctcagaataaatttttttaaaGCCATGCAAGCCTGTGACATGTTTGGTACTGCAATTGGCCTTTGCCCTGCTATGAACGGGGGTAATGGCACCAGTGTTGCCCTGATTAAACAGTTGGTCAACCCTTTCCTTTCATGGGTGGCAGAATTCAACCACTGTGCTCCATGAGAGCTGCTAAACAACAGTATCAGGCAGCTGCAGGCCAAAGGGTGCCTGTACCAGAATGGCTAATCGCTCCTGAGTCCCACGTCAAGGGACTTCAGAGTCCAAGTGTGTTCTGAGTGCTTATGCTGCTTTGAGGTGGCACCATGGAAGGGAATCACTTCCTGTCTCTGCTAATAAAGCCAGTGTGATGTCCTGGAGCGAGTGGTTGATACTCTCAAACCAAGGAGTTTTGCAgtaccttagagaccaacaaatttattattttcataagcttttgtggttaaaACCCAGTTCTTCAGCTGAGACCACAAGCCTCTTGAGCCAGCATCAaagctggggacagagcagcctcCTTGTGGATGTAGCTGATGTTTTTCTCTGTGCTCTAGGCTTTAAATCCGAGCAACTCAGACTTCGCCTTCGAGTGCTCCCTGTGGGTGCCCCCCATAGGTGTCGGAACGTCCCTGTGCTGTAGATCTGAAGCTTTGCAGAGCAGTGCCCTCCCATGTGCCTCGCATGCTTAGGAGCCAGGAGATGACATCACCACACTGAGGAGAAAGCACGCGGCACAGCTCTGCCCAGTTCCTTTTCTACCATCTTCAGCTGTGGATGGATGCAGAGCAGCTCTTCTTTCCTGACTAAAAGAACTAGGAATTTTCACTtagcctccctcctttccctcatattggctacgtctacacgtgaagcctacattgaaatagtctatttcaatgaataacgtctacacgtcctccagggctggcaatgtcgatgttcaacgtcgacgttgggcagcaccatgtcgaaataggcgctgcgagggaacgtctacacgccaaagtagcacacatcgaaatagggatgccaggcacagctgcagacagggtcacagggcggactagcacttgcggggcaacagctagctgctcccttaaagggcccctcccagacacactcagcctgcacagcatgcggtctgcagagccataggcacacacaccccgggcgactcaggcatggacccccagcagcagcagccagaggtccacccagccctcccggcaggagcagggcttgccctgatccatgccatgcgggaggcagctgagcacctccttgctacaccggaggaggagctgcccccagggcagcagggctcaacccccaaccctgcagcaccccgcccccctgccccacctcacacgccggcggctatggagctaccccaccagcaccgactggtgggagcggctggtgcttgaggattgggacgacgaccgctggctcaggaacttcaggatgagctggcagacatttatggagctgtgccagtggctcacccccgcactcaggcaccaggacactgccatgcggcgtgccctccctgtggagaaacgggtcggcatcgctgtctggaagctggccactccaggcagctactgatccgtgggacagcagtttagtgtcagcaaggccactgtcggggctgtcctcatggaggtaagagaacccacggggggagggcagaggaggggaggggaggggagggccacgcacaccctgctcacccctcattggtgctctcccatgtgctttccctgtaggttgtgcgtgccatcaatgctatgctcctgcacaggctcgtgaggctgggggacccagatgccaccatcacggcctttgccaccctgggcttccccagttgcttcggggctctggatgggactcacatccccatctgcgccccgcatcacagtggaggacgctacatcaatcgcaagggctaccattctgtggtcctccaggccttggtggacagccggggccgtttccaggacatttatgtgggctggcctggcagcacccacgacgcccaggttttccggaactcgggcctgtgccgtcggcaggaggcggggacctacatcccccagcgggagatccctgtgggggacaccaccatgcccctctgcgtcatcgcagatacggcataccccctccagccctggctcatgcacacgtacacgggccatctctccgcgagccaggagcgcttcaaccagcgcctgaaccacgcgcgccaggtggtggagcgctcatttggccgcctgaaaggacgctggagatgtctcctgacccgcctggatgcgggccccaacaacatccccctgattgtgggtgcctgctgtgccctgcacaatttggtggagagcaagggggaggcctttttccagggctgggctgtggaggccggcagggccaacgtgcagccacccgctgcccccagtcagcaggtggaccccgaagggacccgggtccgggaggccctgcgggcccacttcgatgatgaggccgcgcggtgaactctgccaggccccccactgccccccccttcctccacaacactccctgccccaacgcccacaccatggagcacccaaccgcacccccctcccacttttcctggacaaatgacagcacgcacttgtggctgaacttaaactgctttttcgtttagaactttttttttttaactataaataaaacaagaacaaactacatacaacgtgtggaacaaaagtaatgtgtacaaataaaacagtaataaaaaagtttgttcactaataaaaagaaaaccagggatg comes from the Carettochelys insculpta isolate YL-2023 chromosome 2, ASM3395843v1, whole genome shotgun sequence genome and includes:
- the ADNP2 gene encoding activity-dependent neuroprotector homeobox protein 2 isoform X1, with protein sequence MFQIPVQNLDNIRKARKKVKGILVDIGLDSCRELLQSLRSYDPGEKYFCNTSWSDVSPWESVGKRKRYRTKPYCCSLCKFSSKFLTSFKNHLHRYHEDEMDQELVVPCPKCAFASDSKIVGKHIRMFHSNRKLQNYTVSILGGMKQFRSDIINFTCLKCHFTDTLYYNMKKHVLMNHFQNLISTYFGQRPDESEDYFIEHYCKKCNATANSQDTLMYHVLTSDVHRDLENKLRAVISEHIKKPGLVKQMHIAPKPPTSIAAPSSIPTTAPSSIPTTAPSSIPTTASSGTVSTPTCIQLAFPQNNQNQTMAQGQAVQNAVRPLAVSNASGSFTHTSAAPVVTPPHVTLVSSPLPVGQNVNLQPPVPQPVFVSHRVPLNQPVGPGVLPLAQPVGTISRPVAPGVLPLNQPVRPGLLPVNQPIGAINSLVAPGALPVAQAVSSVNRHAGPGVLPVTRPLAPGVLPINQPVGNMNQPMGPGVLPVPQTVTSGVLQFNQPVASEVLPVRQPVRPGILQLNQSVASGIIPANQPVTPGVSQNTAFLTTGPILRQLIPTGKQVNGIPTYTLAPVSVTLPVSPGGGLATLTPPQMPIQLMQSGTVTQVSRSPAIAPAPSPPVVVTSSHSISTQSSPSAPETSQALKQAKQWKTCPVCNELFPSNVYQVHMEVAHKHNAVKTKETFEPHKLAVCAPFLRWMKAKTVRCFSCKCFLSEEELIKHLLMHGLACLFCTYIFHDLKSLVEHSKTMHNGKKKLHEEYRNRGFQLDNDADGNPVFPNFDFSTLLPKEELDEKEVHIAVLAGVNTRTLVPIYIKVKPQTVEVNGIGSNKKVFTCPFCFGTFISKETYEMHLKGRHHIMPTVHTILKSPAFKCIHCCGVYTGNMTLTAIAVHLLRCRSAPKDSNSSIKMPLEYNEKKELSFVNGEKHDSVSQSAKRKQPDLCSVAEDQRNKEQQPQSLNTGTAPSSDKDVNLGVVPIKRQKVESRTEMKGPSSTEDLRILALDPKQYEHSSYEARKQFLADYFHKRPYPTKKEMELLSSVLCVWKMDVASFFGKKRHMCLKAIKSRQPSVLLGFSMSELKNVKHSLSLKCKLQDL
- the ADNP2 gene encoding activity-dependent neuroprotector homeobox protein 2 isoform X2, which gives rise to MDQELVVPCPKCAFASDSKIVGKHIRMFHSNRKLQNYTVSILGGMKQFRSDIINFTCLKCHFTDTLYYNMKKHVLMNHFQNLISTYFGQRPDESEDYFIEHYCKKCNATANSQDTLMYHVLTSDVHRDLENKLRAVISEHIKKPGLVKQMHIAPKPPTSIAAPSSIPTTAPSSIPTTAPSSIPTTASSGTVSTPTCIQLAFPQNNQNQTMAQGQAVQNAVRPLAVSNASGSFTHTSAAPVVTPPHVTLVSSPLPVGQNVNLQPPVPQPVFVSHRVPLNQPVGPGVLPLAQPVGTISRPVAPGVLPLNQPVRPGLLPVNQPIGAINSLVAPGALPVAQAVSSVNRHAGPGVLPVTRPLAPGVLPINQPVGNMNQPMGPGVLPVPQTVTSGVLQFNQPVASEVLPVRQPVRPGILQLNQSVASGIIPANQPVTPGVSQNTAFLTTGPILRQLIPTGKQVNGIPTYTLAPVSVTLPVSPGGGLATLTPPQMPIQLMQSGTVTQVSRSPAIAPAPSPPVVVTSSHSISTQSSPSAPETSQALKQAKQWKTCPVCNELFPSNVYQVHMEVAHKHNAVKTKETFEPHKLAVCAPFLRWMKAKTVRCFSCKCFLSEEELIKHLLMHGLACLFCTYIFHDLKSLVEHSKTMHNGKKKLHEEYRNRGFQLDNDADGNPVFPNFDFSTLLPKEELDEKEVHIAVLAGVNTRTLVPIYIKVKPQTVEVNGIGSNKKVFTCPFCFGTFISKETYEMHLKGRHHIMPTVHTILKSPAFKCIHCCGVYTGNMTLTAIAVHLLRCRSAPKDSNSSIKMPLEYNEKKELSFVNGEKHDSVSQSAKRKQPDLCSVAEDQRNKEQQPQSLNTGTAPSSDKDVNLGVVPIKRQKVESRTEMKGPSSTEDLRILALDPKQYEHSSYEARKQFLADYFHKRPYPTKKEMELLSSVLCVWKMDVASFFGKKRHMCLKAIKSRQPSVLLGFSMSELKNVKHSLSLKCKLQDL